From a single Fusobacterium pseudoperiodonticum genomic region:
- the rpsG gene encoding 30S ribosomal protein S7 has translation MSRRRAAVKRDVLPDSRYSDKVVTKVINSIMLDGKKSIAEGIFYSAMDLIKEKTGQEGYDVFKQALENIKPQIEVRSRRIGGATYQVPVEVKADRQQTLAIRWLTTYTRARKEYGMIEKLAAELIAAANNEGATIKKKEDTYKMAEANRAFAHYRV, from the coding sequence ATGTCAAGAAGAAGAGCTGCGGTAAAAAGAGATGTTTTACCTGATTCAAGATACTCTGATAAAGTTGTAACTAAAGTAATCAACTCAATAATGCTAGATGGGAAAAAATCAATAGCTGAAGGAATATTCTACTCAGCAATGGATTTAATAAAAGAAAAAACTGGACAAGAAGGATATGATGTTTTCAAACAAGCTTTAGAAAATATTAAACCTCAAATAGAAGTTAGATCTAGAAGAATTGGAGGAGCTACATACCAAGTTCCAGTTGAAGTAAAAGCTGATAGACAACAAACACTTGCTATAAGATGGTTAACTACTTATACAAGAGCAAGAAAAGAATATGGAATGATAGAAAAACTTGCAGCAGAATTAATTGCAGCAGCAAATAATGAAGGTGCAACTATTAAGAAAAAAGAAGATACTTATAAGATGGCAGAAGCTAACAGAGCGTTCGCACACTATAGAGTATAA